GAAAATTGACATGTCTCCCAAGGAATATGATTTGTTTTTCTATTTGGTCAAAAACAGGGGAATCGCTCTTACAAGAGAGAGACTTATAACAGATGTTTGGGGGTATGATTTCTTTGGAGATGACCGTACACTGGACACTCACATAAAGCTGCTAAGAAAAAGTCTGGGTGATTACAGCAAAAATATAGTTACCCTGAGAGGGGTGGGCTACAGATTTGAAACATGACAAAATAAGTATAAGATACAATATGTTTTTTTATCTTACGGCCTTTGTTGCAGTATTGCTGATATTACTATGGTTATTTCAAATAGTTTTTCTTGATGATTTTTACAAGCAGATTAAAATTCATAGTATTAAGTCAATGGCAGAGACGATCGAGAATAACGTAGACGCCGAGAATTTTCAGGAATTTCTTACTTCATTATCCCAAGAGGAAGACGCCTGCATAAAAATATTGGACGACAGCGGAAAAACCAAGTATTCGGTGGAATCGCGGCCTGACTGTATTATACACAAGGTACCGCCTTCGGAATTATTTAGGCTTTACAACCGTGCGGAACAAAACGGAGGGACATACCTTGAAATGTTTCCAATGGATAAGGGAAAGGAAAGGCGTGACCCGGCAGCATATCCTTTTGCGAATAACTTTGCACCTCCGGGAAATATCCCTGGAAATATAATCTTCGTTAAAATAGTAGACATAGGTGATGGGTCACACGCAATCGTGATGTTAAATTCAACTATAACTCCCGTAAATGCCACCGTAAATACACTAAGAATCCAACTAATTTGGGTTACAGGGATAACTCTGCTGATGGCTCTATTAATGGGACTTTTCATATCGCGAAAGGTTTCTGACCCAATAATCAAAATTAACAGCTCAGCAAAGGAACTTGCAAAGGGCAACTATGATACTATCTTTCACGGACGAGGCTACCTTGAAATTGCCGAGCTGAACAGTACTCTCAATTACGCTGCAAAAGAGCTGTCAAAGGTGGAAGGCTTACGCAAAGAGTTGATAGCAAATATTTCCCATGATCTTAGAACGCCTCTTACGATGATAACGGGGTATGGAGAAGTTATGCGTGACCTTCCGGGAGAAAATACACCTGAAAACGTTCAGATAATAATTGATGAAGCAAAAAGGCTTACCACACTAGTAAATGATATTCTGGATATATCCCAATTGGAGTCAGGTACCCTCAAACTTAATCTTGATACATTTAATATTACAGAAAGTATCAGAAACATACTTCAGAGGTATAATAAGCTTACTGAACAGGATGGGTACAGGCTTGAATTTAAAAGTGATAAGGATATTTGGGTGAATGCAGATACGGTAAAAATGTCTCAGGTTATATATAATTTGATTAATAATGCAATAACATATACAGGCCCTGATAGGACTGTTACTATAATTCAAAGCAGCAGCTCCGATAGTGTAAAGGTTGAAATTACAGACACTGGAGAAGGTATATCAGAAGAAATGCTTCCTCTTATATGGGACAGGTATTACAAGATTGACAAGGCACATAAGAGAGCAGCAATTGGAACGGGTCTGGGGCTTTCTATAGTAAAGACAATACTGGATATGCACGGAGCAAGGTACGGAGTGGGCAGCAAACCGGGTAAGGGTAGTACATTCTGGTTTGAATTAAATTTTGAACAAAAATTAAATTGAGGATAAAATAAGTCTGTTGCAGTCAAAATTGTATTAGTGTACAATAAAACTGCAAATAATGGTAATTTTGGAGGATTGCTATAATTGAAGGATATAATATATATTACCGGACATAAAAATCCGGATACTGACTCAATATGTTCAGCTATTGCCTATGCGGAGCTGAAAAAAAGACATGCTGCCCTCGCTGTTCCCATAAGGATAGGAGATATAAATAAGGAAACCGAGTTTGTACTTAAATATTTCGGAGTAGAGGTTCCGGAGTACCGGGAAACAGTCAGAACACAGATTTCGGATCTTGATATTGACATAATAAGTCCTGTTTCGGAAGATATATCTATTAAGGCAGCCTGGAGCATAATGCTCAAGAACAATGTAAAAGTTCTCCCCGTTGCAGATGTTAAAGGGAAGCTCATAGGTATTATTACGCTGTCTGATATTACTGGAAGCTATCTGGACGCATTGGAAAATAATATTATTTGTGCCAGTGGGACACCTTGCAGGAATATAATGGATACACTTGCTGCAAAGTTAGTTTGCGGAGATGAAGAAAATTTTAAATCAGCCGGGAAGGTTGTAATAGCAGCAATGGCACCTGAGGATATGGAGCCTTTCATTGATAGGGGAGACATTGTTCTGGTAGGAAGCAGAAAGGACAGCCAGCTAAAGGCAATAGAGATAGGTGCAAGCAGTATGATAATTACATGCGGTGCAAAGGCTGATGAGGAAGTAATCAAGTTTGCAGAGGAAAAGGGCTGTATAGTAATGGATACATATTACGATACCTTTACAACTGCAAGGCTTATCAACCAAAGTATTCCTGTCAGTCATATCATGACCAAGGAGCAGCTAATCAGTTTTAATATCAATGACTATATAGACAATATCAAGGATAAGATGCTTAAAACCAGATACCGAAGTTATCCTGTTGTGGATGATGAGGGTATCATAAAAGGTTTTATTTCAAGGTACCATCTTATTACACAACGCAGGAAAAAGGTAATTTTGCTTGATCATAATGAAAGAGCACAGACGATTGACGGAATAGATCAGGCGGACATACTTGAAATAATAGATCACCACAGAATAGGTGATATCCAGACAGGGTACCCTATTTTCTTTAAAAATGATGCAGTAGGCAGTACATCCACATTAATTGCAAATATGTATTTTGAAAACGGTATGAATCCATCTAAAAGTGTGGCAGGTCTTTTGTGTGCAGCCATTATATCCGACACTATGAAGTTTAAGTCCCCCACAAGCACATATGCAGACGAACTGGCTGCAAGCAGACTGGCTAAAATAGCGGACATCAACATAGACGAATTTGCAACATCTTTGTTTAAAGCCAACGCATCTCTTCAGGGTATGACTCCTCAAACAATTCTAGATTACGATTTTAAGGACTTTGTATTTAATAAATATAAAATAGGAATTGGTCAGATAAATTCAAGCGACACAGAGGGTTTGAATAAGATAAAAGACAATTTGCTCAAACACATGAGAACTGTTTTGGAAAACAGGGAATACAGCCTTATACTATTGTTAGTGACTGACATAATAAAAGAAGGCTCGGAGCTGCTGTTTGTAGGGGATGACCACGCTGCCCTTATGGAAAAAGCCTTTAATATCAAGACGGGTGAAAACGGTGCTTTCCTGAAAGGTTTAGTTTCCAGGAAAAAACAAGTTGTTCCACAGCTTTCAAGTACGATTCAAAGAGAATCAATATAAACAGCCATTATAAATGGGTATCGGTGTAAATAACTGATACCTATTTTTTTATTACTTTTTCGACCAAATTTAGGCATTATTTACAAGCATTTATATATTAAGGACACAATTTGTTAACAATTCTACTCCCAGAATTCAGGTAACGTTCAGAAAATCATCACATTTCAAAGCTATTATTTGTATGTAATTGTATGGTGGGTTTGAATAAATTCGGGAGGTGAAATATGGAAAGATTAAAGTTAAGGCATGAAATAAAGCACGAGATTTCGACTTCGGACTATATTGCTGTTCAACATCGGCTTAAATATATAGCCGGGAAAGACCCAAATGCAGATCAAAGCGGCCGGTATAAAATCAGGAGTTTGTATTTTGATAACGTTGATAATAAAGCTCTGAAAGAAAAAATTATAGGCCTGAATAACAGAGAAAAATTCAGAATCCGCTATTACAACGGTGATACTCGGCATATAAAGCTTGAAAAGAAAGGCAAAATAAATGGACTTTGCTACAAAAAATCCACTCGCCTGACGGTAGAACAATGTGAACAAATAATAAGTGGTGACATTAAATGGATGAGGTTTTCGGACGACCTGCTGCTCCTGGAACTATATACTAAAATGAACTTTCAGCAGTTAAGGCCGAGGATTCTGGTGGATTATGTCAGGGAGCCTTATATCTACAAACCGGGGAACGTACGAATAACTTTTGACAGCGGCATAAAGACGGGTCTCAATTCAAAAGAGCTTTTTAATCAACAAACTGTTTCCATGAATACTCATGCGGTTAACAAAATTATAATGGAAGTAAAATTTGACGAGTTTCTGCCGGAAATAATAAGCGACATCATTCAGCTTGGACAGAGGCAAAGCTCGGCGTTTTCAAAATATGCGGCCAGCAGGATATTTGGCTGAATTTAAAATCAGGAGGATAAATTACATGAATTTTAATGATATTTTTAAATCCAACTTTGTAGAAAAGGTTTCTTCATTTTCACCGCTGGATATGGTGATTGCACTGGCAGTTTCCTTTGCACTGGGACTATTTATATTTTACGTTTATAAGAAAACCTTTAATGGTGTAATGTACTCTGCAAGCTTTGGAGTATCACTTCTGGCAATGACACTTATAACCACACTGATAATACTTGCAGTAACATCTAATGTTATTCTCTCTCTTGGTATGGTTGGTGCATTGTCAATTGTACGTTTCAGATCGGCTATAAAGGAACCCATGGACATAGCATTTTTGTTCTGGTCCATTTCGGCAGGTATTGTAACAGGTGCGGGACTTATACCTCTAGGCGTATTTGGCTCATTGTTCATAGGTGTTGTTATGGTAATATTTGTAAATAAGAAAACTAATGATAATCCATACATCTTGGTAGTGAATTGTATGGATGATAAAGCGGAGAAGCTAGTCAACAGTGCGATAATTGATAATGTAAAAAAACATGTAGTTAAATCTAAGGCTGTTACCACAAGTGGAGTAGAGCTTACTGTAGAAGTCAGACTGAAAGGCAGTAGTACTGAATTTGTAAACCAGATTTCTGAAATAAGAGGAGTAACAAATACTGTACTTGTTAGCTATAACGGAGAGTATATGTCATAAATTTGGAGGCAGCTTATGATAACCAGCAAATATATAAATATAATTATTGCTGTTGTTCTGATTGTGGTGGTGGTCTTTACCGGAATCTTTATGACTGTTCCCGGCTCAATAGGAATAGCCACTGAAAATTCCCAACCTGAATATGTCACAAAGTTGTTTGATAAGAATAAGATCATTTCTATTGATATAAAGGCAGATAAAAAGGAATGGGAAGAAATGTTGAAAAATGCGACAAGTGAAGAGTATATTCAATGTGATGCAACTATCAACGGAACAACCTATAAATCAGTGGGTATAAGGCCTAAAGGTAATTCAAGCTTATCCATGGTAGCAAACAGTGATTCAGACAGATACAGTTTTAAATTGGAGTTCGACCACTATATAAAAGGACAAACCTGTATGGGGGTGGACAAAATGGTTATAAACAATATACAGGCGGATTCCACATATATGAAGGAATACCTTTCTTTTGACATGATGTCCTATATGGGGGTTACTACTCCTTTATATGCCTACACTGATGTAACCGTAAACGGGGAAAAGTGGGGTTTCTATCTTGCGGTTGAGGCTATGGAGGAATCCTTTGCCAAGAGAAATTACGGAGTTGATTTTGGAAAGCTGTACAAGCCGGAAACTATGGGTGGCCAACGGGATGAAAATATGAAGGACATTCCCAGAAATCAGGAGGACGAACAGAAGAAAAACAGAGTTCAGCAACAACAGCCGGGGATAGTTTCAGGTACCACTGCCGAAGCGAATGGTATAAATGGTAATTCAAAGACAACTGATGCACAAAATACTAACCAGGCAGGCCCCGGAGGTTTCCCGGGAGGACCGGGTTTTGGCGGATTTGGAAATAACCAAGGCGGAGGGGCTGACCTGAAATATATTGATGATAAAATAAGCAGTTATTCAAATATATTTGAAGGTGAAATATTTAAGGGTACTGATGCAGATTATAAGAGAGTTATAAAAGCGATTAAGAATCTAAACAATGGCACGGAACTTGAAAAATATATAAGTGTTGATGAATGTCTAAGATATTTTGCGGTAAATACAGTGGTAGTTAACCTTGATAGTTATTTCAGCAATATGAAGCATAACTATTATCTTTATGAGGAAAATGGTAAGCTTTCAATGTTGCCATGGGATTATAACCTTGCTTTTGCAGGCTTTCAGTCAGGAACGGCATCTTCAGCCGTAAATTTCCCAATAGACACACCTGTATCGGGTATTGAAATGTCTGAAAGGCCGATTTTAAACAAACTTCTGGAAGTCGATGAATATAAGGAGAAATATCATAAATACCTAAAAGATATATTGAACGGTTATATTGATAATGAAAAATTCGGAAGCACAGTAGATAAACTGAATTCATTAATTGCAGGATATGTAAAAAATGATGCAACGGCCTTTTTTACATATGACAAGTATACGGCAGGGGTAGCAATGCTAAAGGAATTCGGCAAACTAAGAGCAAAGAGTATTGAGGGACAGCTTAACGGAAGTATTCCGTCAACTAAAGAAGGACAGTCTAAGGCCTCTGACAAATTAATCGACGCATCAGCAATAAATCTTTCGGTTATGGGTACGCAAGGCGGCGGAGGCGGAGGCGGAAGAGTGGGCGGAGACAGAGCTAGCCAACTTGAGAAAAGTCAACAGCAGGGCGATGATCAAAAGCCCCAGGAAAATCAGCAGGGTAATAGTAGGATGCTGCCGGGGGACATGCCTGATCGCGATATAATGATGCAGGCAATGAGGATAGTACAATCAGCTGACGAAGAGGATTTGACCGAAGAACAGCTCAAGCAGTTAAAAGAGCTTGGAATGACAGAGGAACAGATCGCTTTTGTTAAAAATATGCCCTTCGGAAAAGGAGGCATGGGGGGAGACGGGATTTCATCCCAAAAGGGCGATAACAGTATAAAATCCAACAACAGGCAAGAGACTACACGAATGTCGGATCAGGATATTCTTGTGACGGGCATATATTTAGTATTTATGGCAGCGGGATTGCTATTTGTAATCAAATTTAAACGAAGAAAAAGCAGTTGATAAATATATCTGGCCAAAATGAGAAAAACTACATAAACAAGGTTTTGGGACTGTTTCCATGAGTTGACACTAAAATTGCTTTTTAGTAATATTAAGGTTATACGAGACGGTTGCGTAAATAACTTTGTATATTTGGTGTGGAGGTTGGACTATTTGTTAACTAAAGTTTTACTGCTTGTGGTTCTTGTGCTGTTAAATGCGTTCTTTTCGGGGTCTGAGATCGCCCTCATTTCTTTAAATGACAAATTGATTAAGAAACAGGCGGAAGAGGGAGATAAAAAGGCAAAACAGCTTTATAGTTTTCTTAGCGAGCCAAGCAGGTTTTTGGCCACCATCCAAATAGGTATAACATTAGCGGGGTTCCTTGCAAGTGCATTTGCAACAGAGAGTTTTGTAGACGATTTGACAGGGTTATTGGTAAAGACAGGTTTTCCTGTTGCTGAATCCGTTATCAGAAGTGTTTCACTTGTAGTAATTACAATAATTCTTTCATACTTTACATTGGTTTTTGGTGAATTGATACCTAAGAGACTGGCTATGCAAAAGTCTGAGTTCTTAGCCAATATTGCTGTAGGTCCGTTGATGTTCTTATCCCGTATAACAAATCCTTTTGTAAGGTTTCTGACGTTTTCTACAAACTTTTTTATTAAGGTTTTTGGAGGAAATCCGGCTGGCGGGGACGATGAAAAAGTAACCGAGGAAGAAATCAGAATGATGATGGAGGTTGGAGAAGAGAGAGGTGTTATTCAGGATACAGAGAAGGAAATGATTGACAACATTTTTGAATTTGATAACAAGAGTGTATCTGAAATAATGACTCATCGAACCAACATTGTTGGAATACCTGTGGATTCGGATATAAATTATGTGCTATACATCATGAACAGAGACAAGTATACAAGAGTTCCTATTTATAATGATAACATTGATAATATAGTTGGTATCCTGCATGTAAAGGACTTATTGGAGTACACTCAGAGCCATAATAAGGATTTTAGTCTAAAAAAAATAATAAGAAGTGCTTACTTTGTTCCTGAATCAAAGAGAACAGACGAGTTATTTAAGGAAATGCAGAAGAACAAAGTCCATCTGGCGGTTGTAATCGACGAATATGGTGGTACAGCCGGAATAGTTACCATAGAAGACTTGTTGGAAGAGATTGTCGGAAACATTTTCGACGAATATGATATAGAACAAAAAGATATAGAATATCTTGAAAATAATACTTATATTTTTGACGGTGCAATCGACCTTGACAAGGTTGAAGAAGTACTGGACGAGGATCTTCCTGTTGACGATTTCGATACCTTGGGAGGTTTTATTCTAAAGCTACTTGGCAGAATACCAAAGGTAGATGAGAAACCTACAGTCCCGTATGAGAATATTGTTTTTAAAGTAGTCAAAATGGAAGGCAAGAGAATAGTAAAGGTACAGGCTAGTAAACAGGAAAATAATTAAATAAGTGAGCTTATAAACTGCCTCAAACTGATCAATAAATCTTGTTGAGGCAGTTTTTATACTCTTTTTATTAAATATTTTAATCCCGAATTAATAAAAATTAATAAAATAATTAAAAAAATTAAAAAATAATATTGACATTATATGCAAATGCGAATAATATATTAGTATAAGATTAATAATATTAATTGACGCATTAAAAAAATTAATTGAGTGTCAGGAAAAATTAACATTTTCGATTGTGAAAAAGTAACTTAATTATAATTCAAGAGGTGATTTTATGGCAAGAGAAGCTATCGGCAAATGCCCCGTTTGCGGAAACGAGACTGAAGTAACAAGGATAACCTGTAACAGCTGCGATACTGTTATAGAAGGGCATTTTAAACTATGCAAGTTCTGCAAACTTACAAATGACCAAAGAGCATTTTTGGATGTATTTATAAAATGCAGAGGGAATATAAAGGAAGTGGAAAAAGAACTGGGTGTATCTTATCCGACAGTGAAAAACAAGTTGGAAGATGTGGCGGCAGCACTTGGACACAAAGGTGAACCACAGCCAGAAGTTCCGGGTAGAAAGAAGGAAATACTCGATAAGCTTAACAGTGGGGAAATTAGTGTTGAAGAGGCAGTGGAACTGATGAAGGAATAAGTTTTTCTATATGAGATTTGGGAGGGAATTAAATAATGTCTATAAGCGAAGAAAAATTATTAATACTAAAGATGCTTGAAGAAAAGAAAATTTCTAGCGAAGAAGCTGCAAAGTTATTGGCAGCCCTTGATGAAAAGAAGGAAGAGGAACCTGCGGACAGATATAAAACCAATCAGAAGACCAACGGTTTTACCGAAGAGGCAGCAAAGGTTAGAGAAAAGGTAAATGAGTGGAGAAAAGGCTTTAAGAACAATTATAATCAGGCTGATTTTGATAATATGATTGATGATTTTGCCAATAAAGCCGAAAAAATTGGTAAAAATGTTGCAACAACAACATTTGGGATTGTTGACAAGGTAATAGATTATGTAGGAAGTTTTGTAGATACAAATTCCTTTAACGTTTTCGGAAACTGCAAAACTGTACAGAAAAACTTTGAGGTATATCCCGCTGAAAATGCAATTTTTGAGATAGCAGGAGTAAATGGATCAATTAGTATTAAAAAGCATTTAGACCCAAAGGTTATTATTATATCAAGAATTAAAAGTTCAGTGCCTGACGGCGAGGGAGTAGTAGTATTTTCAGATGACCCTAACAATATATCAGTAAAGGTTAACAGTACTGCTTTAAATGTTAGTGTATCTCACGAAATATTTATTCCTGACATTAAGTTTAAGCAAATCACCATAGAGAACTCAAACGGAAAAATTTATATAGAAGATTCAAATTCCCAAGAGATTACAGCTGTTACAAAAAATGCACACATTGAGTTGATGGGCGTAAACAGTGATAAAATTTCTCTAAACACTAAAAATGGAAGAATTCAGTTAAACTATATTATCGGAGACAAGATTGATATAAATACATCAAATGCAGTAAT
This genomic stretch from Ruminiclostridium cellulolyticum H10 harbors:
- a CDS encoding HAMP domain-containing sensor histidine kinase; translation: MKHDKISIRYNMFFYLTAFVAVLLILLWLFQIVFLDDFYKQIKIHSIKSMAETIENNVDAENFQEFLTSLSQEEDACIKILDDSGKTKYSVESRPDCIIHKVPPSELFRLYNRAEQNGGTYLEMFPMDKGKERRDPAAYPFANNFAPPGNIPGNIIFVKIVDIGDGSHAIVMLNSTITPVNATVNTLRIQLIWVTGITLLMALLMGLFISRKVSDPIIKINSSAKELAKGNYDTIFHGRGYLEIAELNSTLNYAAKELSKVEGLRKELIANISHDLRTPLTMITGYGEVMRDLPGENTPENVQIIIDEAKRLTTLVNDILDISQLESGTLKLNLDTFNITESIRNILQRYNKLTEQDGYRLEFKSDKDIWVNADTVKMSQVIYNLINNAITYTGPDRTVTIIQSSSSDSVKVEITDTGEGISEEMLPLIWDRYYKIDKAHKRAAIGTGLGLSIVKTILDMHGARYGVGSKPGKGSTFWFELNFEQKLN
- a CDS encoding putative manganese-dependent inorganic diphosphatase, producing the protein MKDIIYITGHKNPDTDSICSAIAYAELKKRHAALAVPIRIGDINKETEFVLKYFGVEVPEYRETVRTQISDLDIDIISPVSEDISIKAAWSIMLKNNVKVLPVADVKGKLIGIITLSDITGSYLDALENNIICASGTPCRNIMDTLAAKLVCGDEENFKSAGKVVIAAMAPEDMEPFIDRGDIVLVGSRKDSQLKAIEIGASSMIITCGAKADEEVIKFAEEKGCIVMDTYYDTFTTARLINQSIPVSHIMTKEQLISFNINDYIDNIKDKMLKTRYRSYPVVDDEGIIKGFISRYHLITQRRKKVILLDHNERAQTIDGIDQADILEIIDHHRIGDIQTGYPIFFKNDAVGSTSTLIANMYFENGMNPSKSVAGLLCAAIISDTMKFKSPTSTYADELAASRLAKIADINIDEFATSLFKANASLQGMTPQTILDYDFKDFVFNKYKIGIGQINSSDTEGLNKIKDNLLKHMRTVLENREYSLILLLVTDIIKEGSELLFVGDDHAALMEKAFNIKTGENGAFLKGLVSRKKQVVPQLSSTIQRESI
- a CDS encoding polyphosphate polymerase domain-containing protein, whose amino-acid sequence is MERLKLRHEIKHEISTSDYIAVQHRLKYIAGKDPNADQSGRYKIRSLYFDNVDNKALKEKIIGLNNREKFRIRYYNGDTRHIKLEKKGKINGLCYKKSTRLTVEQCEQIISGDIKWMRFSDDLLLLELYTKMNFQQLRPRILVDYVREPYIYKPGNVRITFDSGIKTGLNSKELFNQQTVSMNTHAVNKIIMEVKFDEFLPEIISDIIQLGQRQSSAFSKYAASRIFG
- a CDS encoding DUF4956 domain-containing protein, which codes for MNFNDIFKSNFVEKVSSFSPLDMVIALAVSFALGLFIFYVYKKTFNGVMYSASFGVSLLAMTLITTLIILAVTSNVILSLGMVGALSIVRFRSAIKEPMDIAFLFWSISAGIVTGAGLIPLGVFGSLFIGVVMVIFVNKKTNDNPYILVVNCMDDKAEKLVNSAIIDNVKKHVVKSKAVTTSGVELTVEVRLKGSSTEFVNQISEIRGVTNTVLVSYNGEYMS
- a CDS encoding CotH kinase family protein translates to MITSKYINIIIAVVLIVVVVFTGIFMTVPGSIGIATENSQPEYVTKLFDKNKIISIDIKADKKEWEEMLKNATSEEYIQCDATINGTTYKSVGIRPKGNSSLSMVANSDSDRYSFKLEFDHYIKGQTCMGVDKMVINNIQADSTYMKEYLSFDMMSYMGVTTPLYAYTDVTVNGEKWGFYLAVEAMEESFAKRNYGVDFGKLYKPETMGGQRDENMKDIPRNQEDEQKKNRVQQQQPGIVSGTTAEANGINGNSKTTDAQNTNQAGPGGFPGGPGFGGFGNNQGGGADLKYIDDKISSYSNIFEGEIFKGTDADYKRVIKAIKNLNNGTELEKYISVDECLRYFAVNTVVVNLDSYFSNMKHNYYLYEENGKLSMLPWDYNLAFAGFQSGTASSAVNFPIDTPVSGIEMSERPILNKLLEVDEYKEKYHKYLKDILNGYIDNEKFGSTVDKLNSLIAGYVKNDATAFFTYDKYTAGVAMLKEFGKLRAKSIEGQLNGSIPSTKEGQSKASDKLIDASAINLSVMGTQGGGGGGGRVGGDRASQLEKSQQQGDDQKPQENQQGNSRMLPGDMPDRDIMMQAMRIVQSADEEDLTEEQLKQLKELGMTEEQIAFVKNMPFGKGGMGGDGISSQKGDNSIKSNNRQETTRMSDQDILVTGIYLVFMAAGLLFVIKFKRRKSS
- a CDS encoding hemolysin family protein — protein: MLTKVLLLVVLVLLNAFFSGSEIALISLNDKLIKKQAEEGDKKAKQLYSFLSEPSRFLATIQIGITLAGFLASAFATESFVDDLTGLLVKTGFPVAESVIRSVSLVVITIILSYFTLVFGELIPKRLAMQKSEFLANIAVGPLMFLSRITNPFVRFLTFSTNFFIKVFGGNPAGGDDEKVTEEEIRMMMEVGEERGVIQDTEKEMIDNIFEFDNKSVSEIMTHRTNIVGIPVDSDINYVLYIMNRDKYTRVPIYNDNIDNIVGILHVKDLLEYTQSHNKDFSLKKIIRSAYFVPESKRTDELFKEMQKNKVHLAVVIDEYGGTAGIVTIEDLLEEIVGNIFDEYDIEQKDIEYLENNTYIFDGAIDLDKVEEVLDEDLPVDDFDTLGGFILKLLGRIPKVDEKPTVPYENIVFKVVKMEGKRIVKVQASKQENN
- a CDS encoding DUF2089 domain-containing protein, whose protein sequence is MAREAIGKCPVCGNETEVTRITCNSCDTVIEGHFKLCKFCKLTNDQRAFLDVFIKCRGNIKEVEKELGVSYPTVKNKLEDVAAALGHKGEPQPEVPGRKKEILDKLNSGEISVEEAVELMKE
- a CDS encoding DUF4097 family beta strand repeat-containing protein; translation: MSISEEKLLILKMLEEKKISSEEAAKLLAALDEKKEEEPADRYKTNQKTNGFTEEAAKVREKVNEWRKGFKNNYNQADFDNMIDDFANKAEKIGKNVATTTFGIVDKVIDYVGSFVDTNSFNVFGNCKTVQKNFEVYPAENAIFEIAGVNGSISIKKHLDPKVIIISRIKSSVPDGEGVVVFSDDPNNISVKVNSTALNVSVSHEIFIPDIKFKQITIENSNGKIYIEDSNSQEITAVTKNAHIELMGVNSDKISLNTKNGRIQLNYIIGDKIDINTSNAVIDIKHIKAKYINAITKNGRVNIENAQNVDTENDMDMYLKTSNGGIKVNMNDMDSRVYKVKAHATNGTINLLIPEILYHNVNRKATGGSFIEAESKNYESGLSKVNITAETMNGHVEIVK